A genomic region of Microlunatus sagamiharensis contains the following coding sequences:
- a CDS encoding SDR family oxidoreductase, with protein sequence MPGSLQDLVVLVSGGTQGVGAGVARAAVSAGAHVVVTGRRAEVGEAFVAELDALGGHPATFVRADVTDVEQARASVAATVERFGRVDGLVNAAGLTDRGTLLDTTPELFDAHVAVNLRAPFFLMQAAVADMVRRGEPGSVVNVITMSAHGGQPYLAPYVASKAGLVGLTKNAAHAHRFDRVRVNGVNIGWTETPGEDETQRRFHGAGDDWLARAAEQLPMGKLGQVEDAARLVVLLLSPESGVVTGSVIDWDQVVPGAHD encoded by the coding sequence ATGCCGGGATCGCTGCAGGACCTCGTCGTCCTCGTCAGCGGCGGTACGCAGGGCGTCGGCGCGGGCGTGGCCCGCGCCGCCGTGTCCGCTGGCGCGCACGTCGTCGTGACGGGGCGGCGGGCGGAGGTCGGCGAGGCGTTCGTCGCCGAGCTGGACGCGCTCGGCGGCCACCCGGCGACGTTCGTGCGGGCCGACGTGACCGACGTCGAGCAGGCCCGGGCGAGCGTGGCCGCGACCGTGGAACGGTTCGGACGGGTCGACGGGCTCGTCAACGCCGCCGGGCTGACCGACCGCGGCACCCTGCTCGACACGACGCCGGAGCTGTTCGACGCCCACGTCGCCGTGAACCTGCGGGCGCCGTTCTTCCTGATGCAGGCCGCGGTCGCCGACATGGTCCGTCGCGGCGAGCCGGGCTCGGTGGTCAACGTGATCACCATGTCGGCGCACGGCGGCCAGCCGTACCTCGCGCCGTACGTCGCGTCGAAGGCCGGGCTCGTCGGCCTGACGAAGAACGCGGCGCACGCGCACCGCTTCGACCGGGTGCGCGTCAACGGCGTCAACATCGGCTGGACCGAGACGCCCGGCGAGGACGAGACGCAGCGGCGCTTCCACGGCGCGGGCGACGACTGGCTCGCGCGGGCGGCCGAGCAGCTCCCGATGGGCAAGCTCGGTCAGGTCGAGGACGCGGCGCGCCTGGTCGTGCTGCTGCTCTCGCCCGAGAGCGGCGTGGTGACGGGTTCCGTCATCGACTGGGACCAGGTCGTCCCCGGCGCCCACGACTGA
- a CDS encoding phytanoyl-CoA dioxygenase family protein, with protein sequence MTVTAQRPGSQQLPARFTEADCRLDDFLALLEQRTDVADYPHAAEVVQDVLVYDAATLRRVAVDDAGRETVQAELVRALTDGPGVVAFRGAFPDTAVVDRATAAFEEIITAERAGGAGGNDHFGSGANDRVWNALEKLAVRDPGTFVDYYGNDLLALVSSAWLGPAYQVTSQVNVVRPGGQAQDPHRDYHLGFLSNETAARYPAHVHLLSPVLTLQGAVAHSDMPVESGPTMYLPYSHQYAPGYLAWRLPEFREHFLRSYVQLPLAKGDAAFFNPALFHGAGTNVSADVQRMANLLQVSSAFGRAMETVDRSKVVRAVYPVLRARRAAGVDAASLANALAASAEGYPFPTNLDLDANVNGLTPLSQAEIVAQALADDVEPDALAETLDTYDVRHRTDEI encoded by the coding sequence ATGACGGTCACCGCTCAGCGCCCCGGCTCCCAGCAGCTCCCCGCCCGGTTCACCGAGGCCGACTGCCGGCTCGACGACTTCCTCGCCCTGCTCGAGCAGCGAACCGACGTCGCCGACTACCCGCACGCCGCCGAGGTGGTGCAGGACGTGCTCGTCTACGACGCGGCCACGCTGCGCCGGGTCGCCGTCGACGACGCGGGCCGCGAGACCGTGCAGGCCGAGCTCGTCCGCGCCCTCACCGACGGGCCCGGCGTCGTCGCCTTCCGCGGCGCGTTCCCCGACACCGCGGTGGTCGACCGCGCCACCGCCGCGTTCGAGGAGATCATCACGGCGGAGCGGGCCGGCGGGGCCGGCGGCAACGACCACTTCGGCAGCGGCGCGAACGACCGCGTGTGGAACGCGCTGGAGAAGCTCGCGGTGCGCGACCCCGGCACGTTCGTCGACTACTACGGCAACGACCTGCTCGCGCTGGTGTCGTCGGCCTGGCTGGGCCCGGCCTACCAGGTCACCTCGCAGGTCAACGTCGTCCGCCCCGGCGGCCAGGCGCAGGACCCGCACCGCGACTACCACCTCGGCTTCCTGTCGAACGAGACGGCGGCGCGCTACCCCGCGCACGTCCACCTGCTGTCCCCGGTGCTGACCCTGCAGGGCGCGGTCGCGCACTCCGACATGCCCGTCGAGAGCGGCCCGACGATGTACCTGCCGTACAGCCACCAGTACGCCCCCGGCTACCTGGCGTGGCGCCTGCCGGAGTTCCGGGAGCACTTCCTGCGCTCGTACGTGCAGCTGCCGCTGGCCAAGGGCGACGCGGCGTTCTTCAACCCGGCGCTGTTCCACGGGGCCGGCACCAACGTCTCCGCCGACGTGCAGCGGATGGCGAACCTGCTGCAGGTCAGCTCGGCCTTCGGCCGGGCCATGGAGACGGTGGACCGCTCGAAGGTCGTCCGGGCGGTCTACCCGGTGCTGCGGGCCCGGCGCGCGGCCGGCGTGGACGCCGCCTCGCTCGCCAACGCCCTCGCCGCGTCCGCTGAGGGCTACCCGTTCCCGACGAACCTCGACCTCGACGCGAACGTCAACGGCTTGACGCCGCTCTCGCAGGCGGAGATCGTCGCCCAGGCCCTGGCCGACGACGTCGAGCCGGACGCGCTCGCCGAGACGCTCGACACCTACGACGTGCGCCACCGCACGGACGAGATCTGA
- a CDS encoding LacI family DNA-binding transcriptional regulator, translating into MPHHPYRIREIAEQSGLSPATVDRVLNERPGVRASTVAEVRQAIVDLDRQRDQVRLAGRTFLVDLVMRAPRRFTAGVRAALEAELPTLQPALVRARFRLREEGPVAEVVETLDAIARRGSHGVLLKAPDHPDVVEAVDRLVARGIPVVTLATDLPLSRRAAYVGIDNRAAGATAAYLLTRTGGASAAPVLVTLSSTSFRGEEEREAGFRSTMREMAPGRVLREVSETDGLDASMLRAVGDVLDAEPDLDAVYSIGGGNTAVLEAFRARGRVPQAFVGHDLDEDNLTLLRRHQITAVLHHDLRADARQACRLLLQWHGAIPGVVSSAPSAIQVVTPFNVPLDAGRGGS; encoded by the coding sequence GTGCCTCACCACCCCTACCGGATCCGCGAGATCGCCGAGCAGTCCGGGCTCAGCCCCGCCACCGTCGACCGCGTGCTCAACGAGCGTCCCGGCGTGCGGGCGAGCACCGTCGCCGAGGTGCGCCAGGCGATCGTCGACCTCGACCGGCAGCGCGACCAGGTCCGGCTCGCCGGGCGCACCTTCCTCGTCGACCTCGTGATGCGGGCGCCGCGGCGGTTCACGGCCGGTGTCCGCGCCGCGCTGGAGGCGGAGCTGCCGACGTTGCAGCCGGCGCTCGTGCGCGCCCGCTTCCGGCTGCGGGAGGAGGGACCGGTCGCCGAGGTGGTCGAGACCCTGGACGCCATCGCCCGACGCGGGTCGCACGGCGTGCTGCTCAAGGCGCCCGACCACCCCGACGTCGTGGAGGCGGTGGACCGGCTGGTGGCCCGCGGCATCCCGGTGGTCACGCTGGCCACCGACCTCCCGCTCAGCCGGCGGGCGGCGTACGTCGGCATCGACAACCGCGCGGCGGGGGCGACGGCGGCCTACCTGCTCACGCGGACCGGCGGCGCCAGCGCGGCGCCGGTCCTGGTGACGCTGAGCAGCACGAGCTTCCGCGGCGAGGAGGAGCGCGAGGCGGGGTTCCGCTCGACGATGCGGGAGATGGCGCCCGGTCGGGTGCTGCGCGAGGTCTCCGAGACCGACGGGCTCGACGCCTCCATGCTGCGGGCCGTCGGCGACGTCCTCGACGCCGAGCCCGACCTCGACGCGGTCTACTCGATCGGCGGGGGCAACACCGCGGTGCTGGAGGCCTTCCGCGCGCGGGGGCGGGTCCCGCAGGCGTTCGTCGGCCACGACCTCGACGAGGACAACCTGACGCTGCTGCGCCGCCACCAGATCACCGCGGTCCTGCACCACGACCTGCGCGCCGACGCCCGGCAGGCGTGCCGCCTGCTGCTGCAGTGGCACGGCGCCATCCCGGGCGTCGTGTCGTCCGCGCCGTCGGCGATCCAGGTCGTCACGCCCTTCAACGTGCCGCTCGACGCCGGTCGAGGTGGCTCGTAG
- a CDS encoding VOC family protein, translating to MSNVNVYAADLEAAARWYAEVLGVEPYHVTPGYVEFRVGPDEDELGIIDARYAPADEPRTPGGAVLSWHVDDPQAALDRLVALGATQRQPVTPRGEGFVTASVVDPFDNVLGFMSNPHWAARH from the coding sequence ATGTCCAACGTCAACGTCTACGCCGCCGACCTCGAGGCTGCGGCCCGGTGGTACGCCGAGGTCCTCGGCGTCGAGCCCTACCACGTCACCCCGGGCTACGTGGAGTTCCGCGTCGGGCCGGACGAGGACGAGCTCGGCATCATCGACGCCCGCTACGCCCCGGCCGACGAGCCGCGTACGCCGGGCGGGGCCGTCCTCAGCTGGCACGTCGACGACCCGCAGGCCGCGCTCGACCGCCTCGTCGCCCTGGGTGCCACCCAGCGGCAGCCCGTCACCCCGCGCGGGGAGGGCTTCGTGACGGCGTCGGTGGTCGACCCCTTCGACAACGTGCTGGGGTTCATGAGCAACCCGCACTGGGCCGCCCGGCACTGA
- a CDS encoding helix-turn-helix transcriptional regulator: MRADRLVSLLLLLQSRRRLTAAEAAQELEVSVPTVRRDLEALSAAGVPVYAQPGRGGGWSLVGGARTDLSGLTAPEVRALFLLVGPGSDVSPAVRTALRKLVRALPSTFREQAETAGSAVVLDRRRWGAEPVARPPHLDALERAVVERRRVRLAHAGSRGGATERDVEPLGLVDHDGTWYLLAGTVAGQRTFRVDRVSAVTGPASGEERFEPPPGFDLGAAWAAVAAGIERARSAVEATLTLPEDRVGAFRDVLGPAYVDVVGSEAGRTRLRARADTATMLARQLAGWADLVVVEGPEEVRAELVRLGASLTTAYGT; the protein is encoded by the coding sequence GTGCGCGCGGACCGCCTGGTGAGCCTCCTGCTCCTGCTGCAGTCACGCCGACGCCTGACCGCGGCCGAGGCGGCGCAGGAGCTCGAGGTGTCCGTCCCCACGGTGCGGCGCGACCTCGAGGCGCTGTCGGCGGCGGGCGTGCCCGTCTACGCCCAGCCCGGTCGCGGCGGGGGCTGGTCGCTGGTCGGCGGGGCGAGGACCGACCTGAGCGGGCTCACGGCGCCGGAGGTGCGGGCGCTGTTCCTGCTGGTGGGCCCGGGGAGCGACGTGTCGCCGGCCGTCCGGACCGCGCTGCGCAAGCTGGTGCGGGCGCTGCCGTCGACGTTCCGGGAGCAGGCCGAGACCGCCGGGTCCGCCGTCGTGCTCGACCGACGGCGCTGGGGCGCCGAGCCGGTCGCCCGCCCGCCGCACCTGGACGCGCTCGAGCGTGCCGTCGTCGAGCGGCGTCGGGTGCGGCTCGCCCACGCGGGCTCGAGGGGCGGCGCGACCGAGCGCGACGTGGAGCCGCTCGGGCTCGTCGACCACGACGGGACCTGGTACCTGCTGGCGGGGACGGTGGCCGGGCAGCGCACGTTCCGGGTCGACCGGGTGAGCGCCGTGACGGGACCGGCGAGCGGCGAGGAGCGGTTCGAGCCGCCGCCCGGCTTCGACCTGGGCGCCGCGTGGGCGGCGGTCGCGGCCGGGATCGAGCGGGCCCGCTCCGCCGTCGAGGCGACGCTGACCCTGCCCGAGGACCGCGTGGGCGCCTTCCGCGACGTGCTCGGCCCGGCCTACGTCGACGTGGTCGGCAGCGAGGCGGGGCGCACGCGGCTGCGGGCGCGCGCCGACACGGCGACGATGCTCGCCCGTCAGCTCGCCGGGTGGGCCGACCTGGTCGTGGTGGAGGGACCCGAGGAGGTGCGCGCCGAGCTGGTCCGCCTCGGCGCGTCCCTGACCACGGCGTACGGGACCTGA
- a CDS encoding FAD-binding and (Fe-S)-binding domain-containing protein: MSSPAPLLLAPGDGDVPDGLGDLTRELRSRDALGALDSSTLARALYSTDASLYRVVPRAVARPRDVDELVAVLDAARAARVPVTTRGAGTSCAGNAVGPGLVVDVGRHLTAIGEVDPEARTARVEPGVVQSSLQAAAASYGLRFGPDPSTHNRCTIGGMIGNNACGPRALGYGRSADNVMALDVVTGRGERLHLEHGGAAPEATSLAALRDVVAGDLGTIRTELGTFGRQVSGYSLEHLLPERGFDVARFLAGTEGTLAVITGATVRLVADAPHKRMVALGYATMADAADAVVAVLPHRPTAVEGLDRRIVDVVRRRRGDSAVPPLPRGDGFMLVEVVGDDPAEVEARAARVLADAGALDGSVVTDPTQALALWKIREDGAGLAGVSLEQPAYPGWEDAAVPPARLGAYLRDFDALLTEFGLDALPYGHFGDGCVHARIDFPLTSPGGSETYRRFVEEAARVVASYGGSMSGEHGDGRARSALLPAMYSPAAIALFGQVKAAFDPDDLLNPGVLVDPAPVDADLRASGLVGRPLPVSRHFSAEVHKCSGVGKCLANTTGAQGVMCPSYQATREEKDSTRGRARVLQELVQGTLPGGWRAPEVHDALDLCLSCKGCARDCPTGIDMASYKSIATDHAYAGRLRPRSHYALGWLPRWGRLITKVRGLSALINVTGATPGLRHLLRWGAGVDQRRSLPRFSARPARDRVDLGRPSADGQDVVVWVDSFSDCFEGAGAGPVVEVLRSAGYAPRFLERNACCGLTWISTGQREGARRQLRQALDVLHPVIAAGVPVVGLEPSCLAVWRSDAAELLDDPRVAEVAAGVHTLAELLERTPGWSAPDLSEVEVVAQPHCHHASVIGWRADAALLAATGATVTTVGGCCGLAGNFGVEQGHYDVSVAVAEHDLLPAVRQRPDAVVLADGFSCRTQLAELADRQAVTLAELLSPGFRAPRGPHPAVAPPAPADRHDGSATAEPPTSQQRPTLDQESVDVP, from the coding sequence ATGTCCTCGCCCGCACCCCTGCTCCTGGCCCCCGGTGACGGGGACGTCCCCGACGGTCTCGGCGACCTGACCCGCGAGCTCCGCTCCCGTGACGCGCTCGGCGCGCTGGACTCCTCCACGCTGGCCCGCGCGCTCTACTCCACCGACGCCTCGCTCTACCGCGTCGTGCCGCGGGCGGTCGCCCGGCCCCGCGACGTCGACGAGCTGGTGGCGGTGCTGGACGCGGCCCGGGCGGCCCGGGTGCCGGTCACCACCCGCGGCGCCGGCACCTCCTGCGCGGGCAACGCCGTCGGGCCCGGCCTCGTCGTCGACGTCGGCCGGCACCTGACCGCGATCGGGGAGGTCGACCCCGAGGCGCGCACGGCCCGGGTCGAGCCCGGGGTCGTCCAGTCCTCGCTGCAGGCCGCGGCGGCCTCGTACGGGCTGCGGTTCGGACCGGACCCCTCGACGCACAACCGCTGCACCATCGGCGGGATGATCGGCAACAACGCGTGCGGGCCGCGCGCGCTCGGCTACGGGCGCTCGGCCGACAACGTGATGGCCCTCGACGTCGTGACCGGCCGCGGCGAGCGGCTGCACCTCGAGCACGGCGGTGCCGCGCCGGAGGCGACCAGCCTGGCCGCGCTGCGCGACGTCGTCGCCGGCGACCTGGGCACGATCCGCACCGAGCTCGGCACCTTCGGCCGCCAGGTGTCCGGCTACAGCCTCGAGCACCTGCTCCCCGAGCGCGGCTTCGACGTGGCCCGCTTCCTCGCGGGCACCGAGGGCACCCTCGCGGTGATCACCGGCGCGACCGTGCGCCTGGTCGCCGACGCCCCGCACAAGCGGATGGTCGCGCTGGGCTACGCCACGATGGCCGACGCCGCGGACGCGGTGGTCGCCGTCCTGCCGCACCGTCCGACCGCCGTCGAGGGCCTGGACCGCCGTATCGTCGACGTCGTCCGCCGTCGCCGCGGCGACTCCGCGGTGCCGCCGCTGCCCCGCGGCGACGGCTTCATGCTCGTCGAGGTCGTCGGCGACGACCCGGCCGAGGTCGAGGCCCGGGCCGCGCGGGTGCTCGCCGACGCGGGAGCCCTCGACGGCTCGGTCGTCACCGACCCGACCCAGGCCCTCGCGCTGTGGAAGATCCGCGAGGACGGCGCCGGCCTGGCCGGCGTCAGCCTCGAGCAGCCCGCGTACCCCGGCTGGGAGGACGCGGCCGTGCCGCCCGCCCGCCTCGGGGCGTACCTGCGCGACTTCGACGCCCTGCTCACCGAGTTCGGGCTGGACGCGCTGCCGTACGGGCACTTCGGTGACGGCTGCGTGCACGCCCGCATCGACTTCCCGCTGACCTCGCCGGGCGGTTCGGAGACGTACCGGCGCTTCGTCGAGGAGGCGGCACGCGTCGTCGCGTCGTACGGCGGCTCGATGTCCGGCGAGCACGGCGACGGCCGGGCGCGCTCGGCGCTGCTGCCCGCGATGTACTCTCCCGCCGCGATCGCCCTCTTCGGCCAGGTCAAGGCCGCCTTCGACCCCGACGACCTGCTCAACCCCGGCGTGCTCGTCGACCCCGCCCCCGTCGACGCCGACCTGCGGGCCTCGGGCCTGGTCGGGCGGCCGCTGCCGGTCAGCCGCCACTTCTCCGCCGAGGTCCACAAGTGCTCCGGCGTGGGCAAGTGCCTGGCCAACACGACCGGCGCCCAGGGCGTGATGTGCCCCTCCTACCAGGCCACCCGGGAGGAGAAGGACTCCACCCGCGGCCGCGCCCGCGTCCTCCAAGAGCTGGTCCAGGGCACGCTGCCCGGCGGCTGGCGTGCGCCCGAGGTGCACGACGCCCTCGACCTCTGCCTGTCCTGCAAGGGCTGCGCCCGCGACTGCCCGACCGGGATCGACATGGCGTCGTACAAGTCGATCGCCACCGACCACGCGTACGCCGGACGGCTGCGCCCGCGCAGCCACTACGCGCTCGGCTGGCTGCCGCGCTGGGGACGGCTGATCACCAAGGTCCGCGGCCTGTCCGCCCTGATCAACGTCACCGGCGCGACGCCCGGCCTCCGGCACCTGCTGCGCTGGGGCGCCGGGGTCGACCAGCGCCGCTCCCTCCCCCGCTTCTCCGCCCGGCCCGCGCGGGACCGGGTGGACCTCGGGCGTCCGTCGGCCGACGGCCAGGACGTCGTCGTGTGGGTCGACTCCTTCTCCGACTGCTTCGAGGGCGCGGGCGCCGGACCGGTCGTCGAGGTGCTGCGGTCCGCGGGCTACGCGCCGCGCTTCCTCGAGCGCAACGCCTGCTGCGGGCTCACCTGGATCAGCACCGGCCAGCGCGAGGGGGCCCGGCGCCAGCTGCGCCAGGCTCTCGACGTGCTGCACCCGGTGATCGCCGCGGGCGTCCCCGTCGTCGGCCTCGAGCCGTCCTGCCTGGCCGTGTGGCGCAGCGACGCCGCCGAGCTGCTCGACGACCCGCGCGTCGCCGAGGTGGCCGCGGGCGTCCACACCCTCGCCGAGCTGCTGGAGCGCACGCCGGGCTGGAGCGCGCCCGACCTGAGCGAGGTCGAGGTCGTCGCGCAGCCGCACTGCCACCACGCCTCGGTGATCGGCTGGCGGGCGGACGCCGCCCTGCTCGCCGCGACCGGGGCCACCGTCACCACCGTCGGCGGCTGCTGCGGGCTGGCCGGCAACTTCGGCGTGGAGCAGGGCCACTACGACGTCTCCGTCGCGGTCGCCGAGCACGACCTCCTGCCCGCCGTGCGGCAGCGGCCGGACGCGGTGGTGCTGGCCGACGGCTTCTCCTGCCGCACCCAGCTCGCCGAGCTCGCCGACCGCCAGGCCGTCACCCTGGCCGAGCTGCTCTCCCCTGGCTTCCGGGCCCCGCGCGGGCCGCACCCGGCGGTCGCGCCACCGGCCCCGGCCGACCGACACGACGGGTCCGCCACCGCCGAGCCGCCGACCTCTCAGCAGCGCCCGACCCTGGACCAGGAGTCCGTCGACGTCCCCTGA
- a CDS encoding MarR family winged helix-turn-helix transcriptional regulator, with protein sequence MTTTAPPAARWLTDDQQRAWRAYLLGSAVLSERLDAQLRDHGLDLAEYEILVTLSESADRQLRMAELADAVHQSRSRLTHTVTRMEKRGLIERSTCPVDRRGVWANLTDAGYRLLEDAAPSHVECVRRNFVDAVDDADLEAVGRVFRAVVATSQD encoded by the coding sequence ATGACCACCACTGCACCCCCGGCAGCGCGTTGGCTCACCGACGACCAGCAGCGCGCCTGGCGGGCGTACCTGCTGGGCAGCGCGGTCCTCAGCGAACGCCTCGACGCCCAGCTGCGCGACCACGGTCTCGACCTCGCCGAGTACGAGATCCTCGTGACCCTGTCCGAGTCCGCCGACCGCCAGCTGCGGATGGCCGAGCTCGCCGACGCGGTCCACCAGAGCCGCTCGCGGCTGACCCACACCGTGACCCGCATGGAGAAGCGCGGGCTCATCGAGCGCTCCACCTGCCCGGTCGACCGGCGCGGCGTGTGGGCCAACCTGACCGACGCCGGCTACCGCCTCCTCGAGGACGCGGCGCCGAGCCACGTCGAGTGCGTGCGGCGCAACTTCGTCGACGCCGTGGACGACGCCGACCTCGAGGCCGTCGGCCGGGTCTTCCGGGCCGTCGTGGCCACGTCCCAGGACTGA
- a CDS encoding AMP-dependent synthetase/ligase, which yields MDLADHTDRAAEILASRPSSMGAMLLEQVAASGEREAFRHLQDGRWVSLTWSDTRDAVFEIAAGLLAVGVELEDRVAIASGTRIEWVLADLAIMSAGAATTTVYPTTQHEDVAFILGDSGARVVFAEDQSQVDKIEAHADELTDLETIVQISGTPRGGRTISLDELRSRGRQRLAEHPGCVEDVIARTGPDHLATLIYTSGTTGTPKGVRLVHDCLTYEGAAVEAYDIIYRDDLQYLWLPLSHVFGKALLAIQLRIGFASAVEGDIDSLVENLGVVQPTFMCGAPRIFEKVRARVMTSASSGPKKRIVSWAFSVGRRTSPLRLAGGRPKGLLAAQQALAERLVFSAIKARMGGKIRFFVSGSAGLNREVQEWFHAAGLLVLEGYGLTETSAATFVNNPRATRFGTVGPVMPGSEVKIADDGEVMIKGPGVMRGYHHLPEATEEAFVDGWFATGDLGELDDHGYLKITDRKKDLIKTSGGKYVAPSEVEGVIKAASPYVSQVVAHGEGRKYISALIALDPQAIAEWADGQGLSYGSTEDLTRAPEVRALIDGHVQAANRKLERWETVKRWAFLPGELDVENGEVTPSLKVRRAEVERRYRDLLDSLYDLD from the coding sequence ATGGACCTTGCCGACCACACCGACCGCGCCGCCGAGATCCTCGCGAGCCGGCCGTCCTCGATGGGGGCGATGCTGCTCGAGCAGGTGGCCGCGTCGGGTGAGCGGGAGGCCTTCCGGCACCTGCAGGACGGGCGCTGGGTGTCGCTGACCTGGAGCGACACGCGCGACGCGGTGTTCGAGATCGCCGCCGGTCTCCTGGCCGTGGGGGTGGAGCTCGAGGACCGCGTGGCGATCGCCTCCGGCACCCGCATCGAGTGGGTCCTCGCCGACCTGGCGATCATGTCCGCCGGCGCCGCGACCACGACCGTCTACCCCACGACCCAGCACGAGGACGTCGCCTTCATCCTCGGCGACTCCGGTGCCCGCGTCGTCTTCGCCGAGGACCAGAGCCAGGTCGACAAGATCGAGGCGCACGCCGACGAGCTGACCGACCTCGAGACGATCGTGCAGATCAGCGGCACCCCGCGCGGGGGGCGGACGATCTCGCTCGACGAGCTGCGCTCGCGCGGGCGCCAGCGGCTCGCGGAGCACCCGGGCTGCGTCGAGGACGTGATCGCGCGCACCGGGCCCGACCACCTGGCGACCCTGATCTACACCTCGGGCACCACCGGGACGCCCAAGGGCGTCCGGCTCGTGCACGACTGCCTCACCTACGAGGGCGCGGCCGTCGAGGCGTACGACATCATCTACCGCGACGACCTGCAGTACCTGTGGCTGCCGCTCAGCCACGTCTTCGGCAAGGCGCTGCTCGCGATCCAGCTGCGGATCGGCTTCGCCAGCGCGGTCGAGGGCGACATCGACTCCCTCGTGGAGAACCTCGGCGTCGTGCAACCGACCTTCATGTGCGGGGCGCCGCGCATCTTCGAGAAGGTCCGTGCCCGCGTGATGACCAGCGCGTCGTCGGGGCCGAAGAAGCGGATCGTCTCCTGGGCCTTCTCGGTCGGGCGCCGGACCTCGCCGCTGCGGCTCGCGGGCGGGCGTCCCAAGGGGCTGCTCGCTGCCCAGCAGGCCCTGGCCGAGCGGCTGGTGTTCTCGGCGATCAAGGCCCGCATGGGCGGCAAGATCAGGTTCTTCGTGTCCGGCTCGGCGGGCCTCAACCGCGAGGTCCAGGAGTGGTTCCACGCCGCGGGGCTGCTCGTCCTCGAGGGCTACGGGCTCACCGAGACCAGCGCGGCGACGTTCGTCAACAACCCGCGCGCGACCCGCTTCGGCACGGTCGGACCGGTGATGCCCGGCTCGGAGGTCAAGATCGCCGACGACGGCGAGGTCATGATCAAGGGCCCGGGGGTCATGCGCGGCTACCACCACCTGCCCGAGGCCACCGAGGAGGCCTTCGTCGACGGCTGGTTCGCGACCGGGGACCTCGGCGAGCTGGACGACCACGGCTACCTCAAGATCACCGACCGCAAGAAGGACCTGATCAAGACCTCCGGCGGCAAGTACGTCGCGCCGTCCGAGGTCGAGGGCGTGATCAAGGCGGCGAGCCCGTACGTCAGCCAGGTCGTCGCGCACGGCGAGGGCCGCAAGTACATCTCCGCGCTCATCGCGCTCGACCCGCAGGCGATCGCGGAGTGGGCCGACGGGCAGGGCCTGTCCTACGGCTCGACGGAGGACCTGACCAGGGCCCCCGAGGTGCGGGCGCTGATCGACGGTCACGTGCAGGCCGCGAACCGCAAGCTCGAGCGCTGGGAGACCGTCAAGCGCTGGGCCTTCCTGCCCGGCGAGCTCGACGTGGAGAACGGCGAGGTGACGCCGAGCTTGAAGGTGCGCCGCGCCGAGGTCGAGCGCCGCTACCGCGACCTGCTCGACTCGCTCTACGACCTTGACTGA
- a CDS encoding acyl-CoA thioesterase: MTEPAAAPTRFVHRSPRRWGDLDAQGHVNNAVYLDHLQDARVAFLHAGAEGLADMLTTGVLVVSHQVEYVAPVGYGPEPLEVSVWIDALGASRFVVGYDVLDSGRVAARARTALVPFDLAGGGMRRLHEVERAAFAAYLDPAEPLRPLPKVGVGEGAARYPLTVRWSDLDAYGHVNNVKFYDFVQEARVAIISATLDWSAGVVWSVVRQDLDYLKPLDFRCEPYEVATSVVAVGNRSFTLAAEIRDPATGTTYARARTVAVGPRPLDDGERRALSTWALPGAVGVPGA; this comes from the coding sequence TTGACTGAGCCGGCGGCCGCACCGACCCGCTTCGTCCACCGCTCGCCCCGGCGCTGGGGCGACCTCGACGCGCAGGGACACGTCAACAACGCGGTCTACCTCGACCACCTGCAGGACGCCCGCGTGGCGTTCCTGCACGCGGGGGCCGAAGGGCTGGCCGACATGCTCACGACCGGGGTGCTCGTCGTGTCGCACCAGGTGGAGTACGTGGCGCCGGTCGGCTACGGGCCCGAGCCGCTCGAGGTGTCGGTGTGGATCGACGCGCTCGGCGCCAGCCGCTTCGTCGTCGGCTACGACGTGCTCGACAGTGGGCGCGTGGCGGCGCGCGCACGCACCGCGCTGGTGCCCTTCGACCTGGCCGGCGGCGGGATGCGCCGGCTCCACGAGGTCGAGCGGGCCGCCTTCGCCGCCTACCTCGACCCGGCCGAGCCGCTGCGCCCGCTGCCCAAGGTCGGCGTGGGGGAGGGCGCGGCACGCTACCCGCTCACCGTGCGCTGGTCGGACCTCGACGCGTACGGCCACGTCAACAACGTGAAGTTCTACGACTTCGTCCAGGAGGCGCGCGTCGCGATCATCAGCGCGACGCTCGACTGGTCGGCCGGGGTCGTGTGGTCGGTCGTGCGCCAGGACCTCGACTACCTCAAGCCGCTCGACTTCCGCTGCGAGCCGTACGAGGTGGCGACGAGCGTGGTCGCGGTCGGCAACCGGTCGTTCACCCTCGCCGCGGAGATCCGCGACCCGGCGACGGGCACGACGTACGCTCGCGCCCGCACCGTCGCCGTCGGGCCGCGACCCCTCGACGACGGGGAGCGACGCGCCCTGTCGACCTGGGCGCTGCCCGGTGCGGTGGGGGTTCCGGGGGCCTGA